GGCGTGGTGGGTGCGCAGCCGCCGGTATCCCCGCGTGCGTGGCCGGATCGCCGAAAAAGCTCGCCCAGGGAGCGAATGGAGGCTGCGCGCGGCAAAACCCTCTCTTTTCGGCGGGGGATAGGCCTTTCTAGCGACAGATCGGCGGCTGTGGGCAAGGGGTGGCACCGGGATCGGCACGGCGGCGAGAGGGCAACCGGTGTCCTGCACTGCGGGGGAGGGAAATCGGGCGGGGAAAAGCCGGTTTTCGCCTAACAGAGATGGCCCGTGCGACACTTTTTCCTTCCTCCAAAGCCCCCAAGCGTCCCCCAGTGCGCTGGGTTCGGCCTGGGATTGCCGGGCCAAAAAATAAGCCAAACCAGCAAAACTCGACGTCCTGAGGAGCGACTGGGATTTTTTTCGGCGCCAGCGATAAAAAAAGCGTCTTGAGGGGCTGTTGGGGGCGCGAGTGGAgatgctcttgttggggaacacagtaatttcaaaaaaaattcctatgatcgcgcaagatcaatctaggagaagcatagcaacgagcggggagagtgtgtccacgtacccacgtcgaccgaaagcggaagcgttttatcaacgcggttgatgtagtcgtacatcttcacgatccgaccgatcctagcactgaacgtatggcacctccgtgttcagcacatgttcagcttgatgacgtccctcgtactcttgatctagttgaggccgagggagagtttcatcagcacgacggcgtggcgacgattatgatgaagttactggtgcagggcttcgcctaagcactacgacgatatgaccaaggcGTGTAACTGTGgaaggggcaccgcacacggctaaaagatcaacttgtgtgttctagggtgtccgatccccatgtatataaaggaggggaggaggaggccggccaagggggaggtgcgccatgggggggtcctactaggactccaaacctagtaggattcgcccccccctttcctattccaagtgggagaaggggggaaggaggaggaggagagaaggaagaggggggcaccgccccttccccttgtccaattcggattggggaaaggggggcgcgccacctcctggccggccctctctcttctccactaaggcccatgaggcccaataacttccgggggggggggggttccggtaacccccggtactccgaaacttatccgaaacgactcgaaccattccggtgtccgaatgtaaccttccaatatatgaatctttatgtctcgaccatttcaagactcctcgtcatgtccgtgatctcatccgggactacgaacaaacttcggtcatcaaaacacacaactcataatacaaatcgtcatcgaacgttaagcatgcggatcctacgggttcgagaactatgtagacatgaccaagacacatctccggtcaataaccaatagcggaacctggatgctcatattggctcctacatattctacgaagatctttattggttaaaccgcataacaacatacgttgttccctttgtcatcgctatgttacttgcccgagattcgaccgtcggtatcatcatacctagttcaatctcgttaccggcaagtctctttactcgttccgtaatacttcatcccgcaactaactcattagtcacattgcttgcaatgcttatagtgatgagcattaccgagagggcccagagatagctctccgaaacacggagtgacaaatcctaatctcgatctatgcctaCCCAGCAAACACCTTCgcagacacctgtagagcacctttataatcatccttttatgttgtgacgtttgatagcacacaaagtgttcttccggtattcgagagttgcataatctcatagtctgaggaacatgtataagttatgaagagagcagtagcaatgaaactgtaacgatcacaatgctaagctaacggatgggtcatgtccatcacatcattctcctaatgatgtgatcccgttcatcaaatgacaacacatgtatatggttaagaaacataaccatctttgattaacaagctagtcaagtagaggcatactaaggacaatatgttttgtctgtgtattcacacatgtactaagtttccggttaatacaattctagcatgaataataaatatttatcatgaaataaagaaataagtaataactttattattgcctctagggcatatttccttcagctctTAGCGCCAGCAACGGTAGCACATCCCAGCTGGTCCCGGCTCGCTCCTTCAGGTCGCGGGCTCAATAGCCACCCCACCGACGTCGCATGAGCAGCCTGCTCCCTGCAGCGTCGGCGGCAGATTTCTTAGGAATGTCTACTCCGTCGGAATCTCCTCAGCTTGCTACGACGCAGCACAACTTCTCCAGGAGCACGCCAGTCTTCGCAAGCTGCTGGAGGTCTTCATCATCTGCTGCGACGACCGGTTCGTGTCCACTGCGGTTTGGAGATTTTCCATGTGAATTTTATCACTAGTTAAGTGACTAACTTTGCACTAGGATTTCTAACAGCTGGAGATTTAGCGAGGCCACCGCCCCCTTACAAGCATACCAGGCTCAGATTGCCATGTCTAGACAGCACTGTTCAATGTCAGTATGAGTGCGAATTGGCATGCTAGCTGCAGGAATTCTGACATGGAAAATTCCTTGCTTATCATCCTCTGAGCTTCTAGTTACTAGTTCAAATTTGGGTCTGTGGAGTACTTCAAACAGCTCTGAGCATGGATTAGTCCAATGAAGATATTGCGTGGCATGCAGCGGCGCGTGGTTGGAGAAGCCGGTGTGTGGGAACTGTGCAAGGTGGGTGCGAGTGGTTGGCATGGCCAAAGGGGTGAAGGGGAGCTGAAATTGTGGTGAGACGTTGTGGTGTGGCGGCGGCTGGCAGGTGTTGGGTGTCAATACTAAATTTTTTTAGTTGACGGACACGATGTTTCGTCGCAATTGAATTTATCAATAGTTGTTTCTGTCTAGAATCCTATTACAATCTCTTTCTTAATGTACATCAACAACCCGACGTCCGACAGCTCTATCTCCCACCAATTGCTGCCCGAAGGCCAAAGAAACGCAGTCTTATTCATCTATCGTGGTGAAGTTCCACGACTTTATCTGGTTCAGTTGGGTGAAGTTGCCAGTGGAACCTGTAAATACCAGATATATCTTGTCCTGCAGAAGCTGTGATAGATCAATGTAGATATCACCTTGGTAGACATACCGCCCACGGATGCTGTGTTGGACTAGAAATACTTGAAACAATTTCGATGTGCCGTGGTACCTAATACTGACCCATACATCAGTCCCACTCGAGAGGATGATGGAAACATTACTAAGCGGGTACTGCCGAATAGATTTGATGCTGTTGATGTCGATGCCGATATGGTTGCCGTCAAGGTCATCCTCATAGCTCTTCCTCGTGTCAAACTCGACAGCTACTACTGGGTCCGTCTTCATGCCATCTGTCGTGTCATTACATATGCCAAGCCATTGGCCACTGCTGTTGCTGGGCAACGATGGATTGTTTGTGAGAACAAATGCCATACCTTGCATAAACCACTCTCCCCGACCGGTGGCACATGTTTCCGGTGCTTGGTGTGATCTGCAAGGCACCGTCTGCAATTGTTGAGCCTGGGCTGAAACTGAAATCATCCCTATTGATTGTGCTGAAGTTGGGATAAGTAAATTGCAAGCAACTACTGGTTCTACTACCTAGGGTTAGGATGACAATAGCTGCAGTAGCTATACGGGAAAAGTTCAACTTGGTATTGGGCATTGTCATGCTAAATGGTTCCTATAGCTTCCTGCAACCTTCTCAAGAAAGAGGAGTATTTATACAATCCTTGTGCTTCACTGCTTCTCAATACGGTGGAGGGGAGGAGCTGACAAAGTACTTGGAAGAGACATAGTCAATGGGAATCGTCAGGATAAAGCCTGGGATAATATTTGTGCAGCTGCAGAGAAACAGCCCAATGTTAGACTAAGAAGCGGTGCGGGCAAAATGTTATGACATATGCTACTCACCAGCAATATGTTTGACTATGCGATTTCTCACCTTCTTTTCACAAGAGAGGGATGAAAAGAGGGACATCTGAGAGGATCAACAAGGTCTGTTTAACAAGCGGAACAATGACATTAACATAAAAAACCATCGAGAGGTGTAAGAAAACTTATCCGTCACAGCATGATAGTGCCAGCTATGGACTTGGATAGAAATCCCTTTCATCCAATAATTCTTTATATTGGATTCCTTATCAATGCAGAACTTGTCTCCAGAGTCGAAAGCTCTTACAATTTACAAGTGTACCACATGATGTAGTCAAAGAAAACAAGTATTGTAACTCGACTCACTTAATATATATGTAAGTTATACTTCGACAAGACATAGCCAATGGGAATCATCATATACAGCCGGCAACAAGATGTTCAGAGTAATATGTTTGACTATGCAATCATCTCCTTTTTTTCCCTAGTGACAAACTAAAAGAAGGGCTTATGGGAGGAATAACGAGGCTGTTGAACGAGTAAAACAATGTAACATACAAAAACGCTCAGAGATAGAACAAATTGATCAGTGACAACTTGATGGTGCCATACCTGTTTCTTTTTTTGTGAGTGATGGTGCCATCCCTCAAGTAGTCTCCACTGGCATGTAATACTGTGGAACGTTGAACTTGATGATCTTATTCACGCGTTTGATTTGGATTTGGTGCTTTTGTTTCTGTCTTTTATGCTGGTGTGGAGATCTTGACAAAATTTTGATTGCCCTACACTTGGAGATGTTGTCTTCTAAACAATCTCTTAAGGGGATAAGTTAATGGTTTGGATCTGACTCAAATAGGCCTTATCTGCACTGCTCTTTATTCCATCATATGTTTTTTACATGGTCTACCAATATTGATATGATAAATTTGCAAAGTTGATGATAGCCAAGGCAACTCTAGCATGAACTTGCACCTGTATTTACATGCTGCCTGTGTTCCCACACCAAATATATGTGCCAATTTGcgcaaaaagattaaaaaaatTGTTTCTTCTGAAGGCATCTCTTGAAACCAACAATGCCAAAATATCTGAAAGTCTACTGCTGActgaaaaaaaaatcagagaacAAAAGATTATCTTCTGTCATAATATTTCCTCAAGGCAGCTGGGTGGTACCTGGAGCGTGCTATGCTGTTCACAGGTACCTGAAAAGAAGTGTCCGTCCTGCGACCAGTTTGCCATATATGATGAGCAGTGTTCCCATGTATATTAGACCAAGATTATGTATGATGAGCAGTGTCCGTCTGGGATTCAATCACCTTCTTACCATGGCAAATGTTCAGACTGACAAATGAATGGTCGGCTCTCTATGGCATCTGACCAAGGGTGATTGTTGCAGATGGTGGCCACTTGTTAGAAACTGCCGTGATCCAACACGGATCGTAAAGCAAAGTTTCAGCAAAGTTTCAGCCTTTGAGAACCTACAACAGACGTCGTGATCCCCACAACACTCTGGTTATTTAAACTGAACCCAGCCATGGTCGAGAGATCAGAGCAGCGTACAAAGAGAGGGCTGAACTTTCAAAATATGCAGGCAAATCGACAAAGTAGATTCTGCTCTAATCATTTCCTTTTTCCATTTGTTGTTATCAAAGTATTTTGACCATTTCTCCCCTCTCCTTGTAATTAATTCTAAATAAACGGCATTACCAAGACCTACTCTGTATTCTACACTCGCTTGCACTGGACTGCGGATAATTCATCTGTTGTAACAAGTCGATTTccctgcaaaaaaaaaacaaaacaaaaaaacaagTCGATTCTTTTCTCTACAAGGGAACTCCCGAAATTCCAAAAGGAGCTTCTGCTACAAGGAGGTGCCTTCTCCACTGAGGAAGTTAACAATGGATCCCTGGTCATAAAGCTTGTGACATTGCAATGTTCAGAAAGTTAACAATACAAAGCTGGCTGCTTCATCCAAGATGGTCCCTGAAGCAGAGCGAGCCAATGCTGAAACAGAGCAGCCAACAAGCGGTGAATCAAGCGACGATGGAGGATGCGTCAATCCAGGGCAGGTTCAGGCAAGAGGCTGGACCACAGTTTAGACTGACAGAGTGGGTCCACCAGCGATTTGGTCAGCTGGTCCAAACGATCCTTCAAGTGCAAGAACTGGCTTGGGGAAAACGCATCGTGTACGATCTGTAACTGAAAAAAGAGCTCTGTTCTGCATCTCACCTAGCCTCCTTCCTCTATATTCCCATATATCTTCACCAAATTGTACCCCAAAACCAGAATATTACTTTGAGATATTTAaatcaatataagagctttttgtttcgacaaaaaaaaaattaaaactaCAAGAGCTTCTGGTTGAAGTAGGTCTGTCACAGACACAGGCTTTAACCGGATTCTGAAGAACATATTAACTTCAGAAGAGGCAAAGCTTTTGCCAacgtttcaaaaaaaattatgtttacaTACATGAACAAATGGATTGCACAAGCTTTCACTTGATCAGACTCTGTCAAAAGCTTTTAGaaaaaaattgagagataaaatcaTCAGTCACTACTACCTCTGATCCTAAGATAGGACGTTTTGGCAGTTTAAATTCGAAATAGTCTGAACATGACAGATGCAGGATTGCTTTTTCCCGGGGATATCAGGAGCATTCATTCATTAATCATCACGATTACAGACATTACAAACAGGCAGCTAATAAGAAATTTCGAGTTCTTGATCCCTACTAAACACCATTAGCTGTCAAAAACAAAACCTGTTTTGCACCAAGACGGAGCGGCCATACCAGCAGTCCCAAGTACAACTACAACTGTAAAAGTTAGTAGAACTTTCCTGCTCAACAAACGTATATATAGTATGATGCACGCAGGAATGATACCCAGCTAGGTAGCAAAGACTACATACCAATATAGTTTTCTGAGGGAAAGATTACAAAGACGGCAAAACTAAAAGGTCTGCTGAGCAGCTGATTGTTAAGATTGAGAGACTGACCGAAACCCCTTAATGACGGAAGGGCGGTTTGGGTGCACCAGCAATGGCTCCTGGAACGCAGAAACGACATCATCGGAGGCCCCATCAAGTCGGATCTCCTGAAGGTATAGCAGGTGCTCCATGCCAACTAGTACAGTGCCGTGCCAGTTGTACACACGGAGACGGAGTGTTTGTAAGTTGGGCATAGCCCCTGCCTCGAACCCTAGGTACGCCGCAATGTTTTCCAAAGAAGAAACACCAAAGAACTCCAGAACCGGGAATAGTCCCACACCCAGTGTAGCTCTTTCATCAGGGATTCTAATCACATCGAATCGCAGGTGGACGAGGGAGGGAAGCgctccaagaagaagaagaaccacCCCGGTTGACATCTCTTCAACAGACAGCTCAAGGAAGCGCAGGCAATGGAAACCAGCGATCCAATTCGGAACTCTGCAAAACCGCCAGTCTTGCAAGCAAAGTCGCTCCATGTGTTGAAAAGGATTGGATAATGAAGCCATCGGTTGGTTATTGCCAAACTCATAATTCTTGCCAGAGAAGCACAGGCATTTCAGGTTACGGAGCTTACCAATGGAGCATGCCAAAGCATCAACTTTTGTCGTCCCCAAATCAGAACTTCCTTCCAGGCTCAGTTCCCTCAGATTGGTTAGCTCGCCAAGATCCAGAATACACTCCAGCGAGTTCTTTTGCAGGCCAAACACTTGCAGAGTGCGCAGTGATTTCATATTGTCGATACCTTCAGGCAATTCTGCCCAATTTGGAAGAACCAGACAGGACAAGCGGGGCAAATGAACTAGTATATCTGAAGGGATACTCTTTTTCAGTACACAATTTTCTATGTCCAGCGTCTCCAAGTAAACAAGCCCACCAAGTTCAGGAGGGAGCTCTATCTGCCAAACTCTAACCATCAGATATCTCAGCAAAACAATTGGCTAACAACAGTGAGGTACATGTTGATGCAGGAGTTTTGGCAGGAAGAGGAGGCTCAGTAGCTGCAGTATGCAGAGTTGAGGGGGAAACTGTAAGGGGAGTTCGGCACTAGTTGTCGAAGGAGTTCTTGATCATGCCACCCTAGAAGCTATAGTTTGCCGGGAGGCTCTCTCTCTTGCAAAGGACTTGGGCATCGAAAACTTTGTTGTGGCTTCAGACTGTTAGCAAGTCGTATCAGATATCAACATGAGTGCACGGGTGACATATGGAGCAATTATCACTGAAATAAACCTTAAGGCATCTACCTTTTATTGTAACTTTTCTTTCGAGAGTCGTGCTGTTAATAATGAAGCACATAGCTTAGCCAAGTTTTCACTTTGAAGAGGTCCGGGTCGTCACGTCTGGTTTGGCGCATCCCACGACCAAAGATGTATCCCACACCATGTAGACTTTGATGAATACACTTGGTTTCACCCCTAAAAACTATTAATAGGAGAAACGACAGAGGAGGAGGGTGGTCGGATGGAAAGGAAGGTCCTATTTAGAGACATGTGCGCCCAGGACGCGAGAATGCGCACACCCCCGCGCGCGCCTTGCTTGGCAGACCCATGCGTGGGCCgggacgcccccccccccccccttttgttttcatttttacttttccttttttattttctgtttttcttttattCTATATTAAATAATTTGGCATTACAAACATGTTCtaaattgcaaaaaaaaattgaattcacAATTGTCAAAAACAGTTATTGAATTGAAAATTGTTCACGATTTCAAAAgaatgaacattttttgaattttaatGAACACTTTTTACTTTGATGAACAATTCTTTAataatgatgaacatttttttgtatttcacaaataaattttgaatttgatgaACACAATTTGTATTCAAGAACATTTATAAAAATAATGGatgaaaaaaatttgaattcGATGAATTTCTTTATTTTGATGAACAATTTTGTGAACTTCATGAACACAATTTGTTTCAAGAACATTTAGAAAAATAAAGGATGAATTTCCCGCTCTGTCTTGCCTTCCAAGACCAAGAAGGACGCCTTTGGCGACGACAAGGCCCCGTGTGCGCTTGGCGATGGCGTCGACAAATATATACCAGCCGTGAGTTGACGATGTCGCGACCAATAAGGGAGAAGGTCGGCTCGACACGACGAACACATCATTTGAAAACCAAAATCGTAATGTTCGGTAGAATTAAATTTGAACATTTTGGAATGACACCCGCTTCCGAACCCCCATATGATATTTCCCCTAGAAGTATAGTCCATTGTTGTTGAAACCGAAGCTTAGAGAAACTTGTAATAAAGTTAAAATTAAAATTCTGAAATCGAAATATATGGTCTAAAATACCCAACACCGTTTAGGCTGTGTTTGATAGCAAAGTATTATATAAATCAAAGTATTAAAAACTACAGTAATTTTGTCTATAGGTATGCGATACCATGGTTTTACAAAAACACAATATTTTGATGTATTCATAATACATAGAACCTGTTCAGTAGTTACTGCACAACGCTGTATATTTTGCTGCCTAACTTTTTGCAAGGAGAAGCTAGCTGAAAAATAGTGGATGGAAGGAGCACCGTGATGTAGTACTAGAATAGAATATATGGATCGATTAGCCTGATTATGATTAGCGacagcgacggcggcggagtaATTAGGCAGATAACCTCCGAGCAATCTGAGATACTTAAAACCCTTCGTAGCGGCGCCTTCACTGATCTCAAATACAACAGCAGCTTTCTCCCTATGTTACCCGTATGCATCATACTACACAATCTGAGGCCAGAGCGAGTTGTTGAGTAGAGCGGGGAAGGTCAACGACGCAAGTACTTTCTTTTCAGCTTCTCTGTTTTTAAAAAAGAGGTCGGAGGTTTTTTTTTTATGCAGAGAAAAAACTACAGTTTGGCCAAAACTACAATATTAAAATCACAGTTTTTAAGGGCAACCAAACAGCTCATTGTAAATAAAACTGTGGTAACTTAAAAAACTGTAGTATTCTCAAAATACTTGGAAAATATTTTGCTATCAAATGGGGCCATATTGCAACATCGTCCCCAGTTTTGACCCTGGTTTTGTGCCTAGGTGGTGCCACATCAGCGAGGCTGGACATGACCCCACCTGTCATCCCCATCCCCACCTCCCCCTTTGGATGCACTCGCCAGATTGGACGCGGCTAAGGGCATCTACAATGGAGAGGCGCCTATAACCATTGTGACAACAAAAAAACAGATAGCAGGATATTCTAAAGTAAACAGGGCATTTGTAGATTTCCATATGGTCCAAACTAAAGCAACATCTCCAACAGCCATCAAATTT
This sequence is a window from Aegilops tauschii subsp. strangulata cultivar AL8/78 chromosome 7, Aet v6.0, whole genome shotgun sequence. Protein-coding genes within it:
- the LOC109785502 gene encoding disease resistance protein RGA5-like; the encoded protein is MVRVWQIELPPELGGLVYLETLDIENCVLKKSIPSDILVHLPRLSCLVLPNWAELPEGIDNMKSLRTLQVFGLQKNSLECILDLGELTNLRELSLEGSSDLGTTKVDALACSIGKLRNLKCLCFSGKNYEFGNNQPMASLSNPFQHMERLCLQDWRFCRVPNWIAGFHCLRFLELSVEEMSTGVVLLLLGALPSLVHLRFDVIRIPDERATLGVGLFPVLEFFGVSSLENIAAYLGFEAGAMPNLQTLRLRVYNWHGTVLVGMEHLLYLQEIRLDGASDDVVSAFQEPLLGNRLVTTDELSAVQCKRV
- the LOC109785503 gene encoding probable L-type lectin-domain containing receptor kinase S.5; this encodes MAFVLTNNPSLPSNSSGQWLGICNDTTDGMKTDPVVAVEFDTRKSYEDDLDGNHIGIDINSIKSIRQYPLSNVSIILSSGTDVWVSIRYHGTSKLFQVFLVQHSIRGRYVYQGDIYIDLSQLLQDKIYLVFTGSTGNFTQLNQIKSWNFTTIDE